One Brachyspira pilosicoli P43/6/78 genomic window carries:
- a CDS encoding MogA/MoaB family molybdenum cofactor biosynthesis protein: MRILVITVSDRAYKGIYQDKSGEIIIKTLEEELKDKIINKIIIPDEYDIILNTLKNNKDKFDIIITTGGTGLSQRDVTPEATMEFCKKEVRGVSDYLRQESMKETIFASLSRGYAGINDNVFVVNFPGSEKAAKYCTKLIVPLLEHIIAMIKGEGH; encoded by the coding sequence TTGAGGATACTTGTTATTACTGTATCTGATAGGGCATATAAAGGCATATATCAAGATAAATCTGGTGAGATTATAATAAAAACTTTGGAAGAAGAATTAAAAGATAAAATTATCAATAAAATTATTATACCAGATGAATATGATATAATATTAAATACATTAAAAAATAATAAAGATAAGTTTGACATAATAATAACTACAGGGGGAACTGGTTTATCACAAAGAGATGTAACTCCTGAAGCTACTATGGAGTTTTGTAAAAAAGAGGTTAGGGGAGTATCAGACTATTTAAGGCAGGAATCTATGAAAGAGACTATATTTGCTTCTCTTTCAAGAGGCTATGCTGGAATCAATGATAATGTATTTGTGGTAAACTTTCCTGGAAGTGAGAAGGCAGCAAAATATTGCACTAAATTAATTGTTCCTTTGCTTGAACATATTATAGCTATGATAAAAGGTGAAGGGCATTAA
- a CDS encoding MOSC domain-containing protein, giving the protein MNNKEFSLVSLNISKNTGTIKTPVKSIVLVEDKGVFNDAHFDKLTDRQVSLLAIEDIEYTNQKMNSNLKPGDFAENITTKGVELYNLKIGTKIYIGDTILEVSKIGKECHRGCDIKKLVGDCIMPKRGIFARVIKGGEITVEDTCYYCI; this is encoded by the coding sequence ATGAATAATAAAGAATTTAGTTTAGTATCTTTGAATATATCTAAAAATACAGGCACTATAAAAACACCTGTAAAAAGCATTGTTTTAGTTGAAGATAAAGGTGTATTTAATGATGCTCATTTTGATAAATTAACCGATAGACAAGTTTCTTTGCTTGCAATTGAAGATATAGAGTATACAAATCAAAAAATGAACTCTAATTTAAAGCCTGGTGATTTTGCTGAAAATATTACTACCAAAGGTGTAGAGCTTTATAATTTAAAAATAGGCACTAAAATATATATAGGCGATACAATATTAGAAGTTTCAAAAATAGGAAAAGAATGCCATAGAGGATGCGACATAAAAAAGTTGGTTGGTGATTGTATTATGCCTAAGAGGGGCATATTTGCTAGAGTAATTAAGGGAGGAGAGATTACAGTTGAGGATACTTGTTATTACTGTATCTGA
- a CDS encoding type I restriction-modification system subunit M: protein MADNKSIIERDELHSKIWKIADDLRGSVDGWDFKQYVLGMLFYRYISEHLANYLNQNEWDSGNKEFNYADLDDKDVEDVKSDIIKEQGFFIYPSELFENIRKEANNQDSKKDSKEKHNLNEKLQKIFKDIENSAKGTKSETKIAGLFDDIDVNSNKLGPTVIKRNERLRKLINGIADIELGDFKDHSIDAFGDAYEYLMGMYASSAGKSGGEFFTPQEVSELLTRITITGKSEIKRVYDPACGSGSLLLKFKRILKDEEKKIHYFGQEINITTYNLCRINMFLHDIGFEKFDIAHGDTLTEPKHLSDEPFDAIVSNPPYSIKWEGEDNTLLINDPRYSPAGILAPKSKADFAFILHSLSWLDTAALAAIVCFPGIMYRGGAEQKIRKYLIDNNYIECIIQLPDNLFYGTSIATCIMVLSKSKIDSKTLFIDASEDYEKATNNNKLSDKNIEDILSYFKARESKAHKCYLATKEEIEAQDYNLSVSTYVEQKDTREQVDIKVLNKDLEAIVLEESNLRKAIDKIIKEIEA from the coding sequence ATGGCAGATAATAAAAGCATAATAGAGCGTGATGAACTTCATAGCAAAATATGGAAAATAGCTGATGATTTGAGGGGAAGCGTTGACGGTTGGGATTTTAAGCAGTATGTGCTTGGAATGCTTTTTTATAGGTATATTTCTGAGCACCTTGCAAACTATTTAAATCAAAATGAATGGGACTCTGGCAACAAAGAATTTAACTATGCAGATTTAGATGATAAAGATGTTGAAGATGTAAAATCTGATATCATAAAAGAACAAGGCTTTTTTATATATCCGAGTGAACTCTTTGAAAATATAAGAAAAGAAGCTAATAATCAAGATAGTAAAAAAGACAGCAAAGAAAAACATAATCTAAATGAAAAACTTCAGAAAATATTTAAAGATATAGAAAACTCTGCTAAAGGAACTAAAAGCGAAACAAAAATTGCAGGGCTCTTTGATGATATAGATGTAAACAGTAATAAATTAGGACCTACTGTAATTAAAAGAAATGAGAGATTAAGAAAACTTATAAACGGCATTGCTGATATAGAGCTTGGAGATTTTAAAGACCATTCAATTGATGCATTCGGGGATGCTTATGAGTATTTAATGGGTATGTATGCATCAAGTGCAGGCAAAAGCGGAGGAGAGTTTTTTACACCTCAAGAGGTTTCGGAGCTTCTTACAAGAATTACAATTACAGGAAAGAGTGAAATTAAAAGAGTATATGACCCTGCATGCGGAAGCGGTTCTTTGCTTTTAAAGTTCAAAAGAATATTAAAAGATGAAGAAAAGAAAATACATTATTTTGGTCAGGAAATAAATATTACTACATACAATCTATGCAGAATAAATATGTTTTTGCATGATATAGGTTTTGAAAAGTTTGATATAGCCCATGGAGATACTTTAACAGAACCTAAACATTTAAGTGATGAGCCTTTTGATGCAATAGTTTCTAATCCGCCATACTCTATAAAATGGGAAGGTGAAGATAATACTCTTTTAATAAATGATCCCCGCTATTCTCCTGCAGGAATATTAGCACCAAAATCAAAAGCCGACTTTGCATTTATTCTTCATTCTCTCTCTTGGCTCGATACTGCAGCACTTGCAGCAATAGTATGTTTTCCTGGTATAATGTACAGAGGAGGCGCCGAGCAGAAAATAAGAAAATATTTGATAGACAATAACTATATAGAATGCATAATACAGCTTCCAGACAATTTATTTTACGGCACATCAATAGCTACTTGTATAATGGTATTATCGAAATCAAAAATAGACAGTAAGACTTTATTTATAGATGCAAGCGAAGATTATGAAAAGGCAACGAACAATAATAAATTAAGCGATAAGAATATAGAAGATATTTTGTCTTATTTTAAGGCTAGGGAGAGTAAAGCCCATAAATGCTATTTAGCAACAAAGGAAGAGATAGAGGCACAGGATTATAATTTGTCAGTATCCACTTATGTAGAGCAGAAAGACACAAGGGAGCAAGTAGATATAAAAGTGTTAAATAAAGATTTGGAGGCAATAGTTTTAGAAGAGAGCAATCTTCGTAAGGCAATAGATAAGATAATCAAGGAAATAGAGGCCTAA
- a CDS encoding ankyrin repeat domain-containing protein, translating into MLKNKNIFRLIISFILLIITSFFLYSEEYDTNYYKNLFDEMFANEDELKEMAKDPQGYMENFLKMEAEKVLKEKIELYKKYNVVEIDSLEYEYQNAAEGYGNLEAVKKFIEKYDINGVYDGYTLLYTYSKYNSKIDIVEFLLKNNADVYQKSINGKTALYSAVDDYAYDVVEIILKHYKNDDDINDEFLLAVNQENEPMLKSLLKKKFLFFGNKFKMDLNKGLEIALDKGNEDIAAILVLNGAKTDNFLYYLKLVFGKYLILIVIMIALFSSLIYVYKRRYIPSIYEESSMFITFRDKVNNMYIYCYAYYGGVVSVMRGFLGNIFINNDKLKGYYNIVSNFMDNYIVIYDFDDNKKNDKEYFSWYDFIIEKNEKAIIKFDCSLYDFFNSDKTEINYIIEISDSKIINGVFEVNRNPAINVEYSKLIFSKSAKHNRFINILSYLFDLYHFNIKNNDKINSYINGDNKSYSDKKKELKINVEQILKKHESMPFNDIKIKYYDKLKDFYNADNIVYFDDKTICVYKRFAKIEANNNLTVNNISLIIDLDNEKLISPYLKDFVNNADEILKRYDSNFYKNIDNLIFLITEAGIILMRERGEKKLFIALDDIKDNINKEHYLSYLFN; encoded by the coding sequence ATGTTAAAAAATAAAAATATTTTTAGGTTAATTATATCTTTTATTTTATTAATAATAACATCTTTCTTTTTGTACTCAGAGGAATATGATACTAATTACTATAAAAATCTTTTTGATGAAATGTTTGCAAATGAAGATGAATTAAAAGAAATGGCAAAAGACCCTCAAGGATATATGGAAAATTTTTTAAAAATGGAAGCAGAAAAAGTATTAAAAGAAAAAATAGAACTTTATAAAAAATATAATGTTGTAGAAATAGATAGTTTAGAATATGAATATCAAAATGCTGCAGAAGGTTATGGGAATTTAGAAGCTGTTAAGAAGTTTATAGAGAAATATGATATAAACGGAGTATATGACGGCTATACTTTGCTTTATACTTATTCAAAATATAATTCCAAAATTGATATAGTGGAGTTCTTACTTAAAAATAATGCTGATGTTTATCAAAAATCTATTAATGGTAAAACGGCTCTTTACAGTGCTGTAGATGATTATGCTTATGATGTTGTTGAAATTATCTTAAAACATTATAAAAATGATGATGATATAAACGATGAGTTTTTGTTGGCGGTTAATCAAGAAAATGAACCTATGTTAAAAAGCCTATTGAAAAAGAAATTTTTATTTTTTGGAAATAAATTCAAAATGGATTTAAACAAAGGGCTTGAAATAGCACTTGATAAAGGCAATGAAGATATAGCAGCTATATTAGTTTTAAACGGAGCTAAAACTGATAATTTTTTATATTATTTGAAATTAGTATTTGGTAAATATTTAATTCTTATAGTTATTATGATTGCTTTATTTTCTTCTCTTATTTATGTATATAAAAGAAGATATATTCCTAGTATTTATGAAGAGAGCTCAATGTTTATAACTTTTAGAGATAAAGTAAATAATATGTATATTTATTGTTATGCTTATTATGGCGGAGTAGTATCTGTAATGCGTGGTTTTTTGGGAAATATATTTATAAATAATGATAAGCTAAAAGGATATTATAATATAGTCAGTAATTTTATGGATAATTATATTGTTATTTATGATTTTGATGATAATAAAAAAAATGATAAAGAATATTTTAGCTGGTATGATTTTATTATAGAAAAAAATGAAAAAGCCATTATAAAATTTGATTGTTCTCTTTATGATTTTTTTAATAGTGATAAAACAGAAATTAACTATATTATAGAAATATCTGATTCTAAAATTATAAATGGAGTTTTTGAAGTAAATAGAAATCCTGCTATTAATGTAGAATATTCTAAATTAATATTTAGTAAGTCTGCAAAACATAATCGTTTTATAAATATTCTTTCTTATTTATTTGACTTATATCATTTCAATATAAAGAATAATGATAAAATTAATTCATATATAAACGGAGATAATAAATCGTATTCTGATAAAAAAAAGGAATTGAAGATAAATGTTGAACAGATTTTAAAGAAACATGAGAGTATGCCATTTAATGATATTAAAATTAAATATTATGACAAACTAAAAGATTTTTATAATGCTGATAATATAGTGTATTTTGATGATAAAACAATATGCGTATACAAGAGATTTGCTAAGATAGAAGCTAATAATAATCTTACAGTAAATAATATATCACTCATCATTGATTTAGATAATGAAAAATTAATAAGTCCTTATTTGAAAGATTTTGTTAATAATGCTGATGAGATATTAAAAAGATATGATAGTAATTTTTATAAGAATATAGACAATTTGATTTTTCTTATAACAGAAGCAGGTATTATATTGATGAGAGAAAGAGGAGAGAAAAAATTATTTATTGCTTTAGATGATATAAAGGATAATATAAACAAGGAGCATTATTTATCTTATTTATTTAATTAA
- a CDS encoding SRPBCC family protein — MFYLVPVFIILPLILMAVMILVPNHIGKKLPPSFTKSKSSILQIKRNDLFDLLVNYENYPIWLKYLSLVQVEKIDDDKLKIIQTYSNKKISQDLTEVRRINNDDKSEISIVKLENEFTVLWTYVLEDLDNDKTKITIKETTYVYHPYFRFIFKYVLTDENGKNEFLIKLKKYVNKR, encoded by the coding sequence ATGTTTTATTTAGTTCCAGTATTTATAATTCTTCCATTAATATTAATGGCTGTAATGATATTAGTACCTAACCATATAGGAAAAAAATTACCTCCATCATTTACAAAATCAAAATCTTCTATTTTACAAATAAAAAGAAATGATTTATTTGATTTACTAGTGAATTATGAGAATTATCCTATATGGTTAAAGTATTTATCACTTGTTCAAGTAGAAAAAATAGATGATGACAAATTAAAAATCATACAAACTTATAGTAATAAAAAAATATCTCAAGATTTAACTGAGGTAAGAAGAATTAATAATGATGATAAATCAGAGATATCTATTGTTAAATTAGAAAATGAATTTACCGTTTTGTGGACATATGTATTAGAAGATTTAGATAACGATAAAACGAAAATAACTATAAAAGAAACAACATATGTTTATCACCCTTATTTTAGATTTATTTTTAAGTATGTTCTTACAGATGAAAATGGAAAAAATGAGTTTTTAATTAAACTTAAAAAATATGTTAATAAAAGATAG
- a CDS encoding type I restriction endonuclease subunit R, whose protein sequence is MQNKEKIDVIKMSEESTVVAKYTPIERTRTKYQSEAELEEEFIKQLTEQGYEYVNIKNENDLIKNLRTQLEKLNNYTFFDNEWNDFFNSIIANGNENIINKTEKIQENYIQNITLENGYIKNINFIDKDNIYNNHLQVINQYTETHSERKARYDVTILVNGFPMVHIELKRRGVNIREAFNQINQYGEENFWAGSGLYEYVQLFVISNGTNTKYYSNTTRSLHVSNTQHQIKTSNTFEFTNFWADAENKIIPDLVDFTRTFFAKHTLLNIITKYCVFTSDKKLLVMRPYQIAAAEKIINKIIISENHKIRSKKESGGYIWHTTGSGKTLTSFKTATLAKSLHFVDKVLFVVDRKDLDYQTMKEYDKFQKGAANSNTSTKILKSQLEDNGAKIIITTIQKLSRFIQNNENHEVYKKHVVMIFDECHRSQFGDMNEKIKKAFKNYNIFGFTGTPIFKKEEDYEKYPNLKTTENSFGEKLHTYTIVDAIRDKNVLPFRVDYINTVKEVKDFEDKKVPGINTDDILLHDDRIKLIVKYILEHFEQKTYRNASNSYYSHDVIMNVEAMAKSKYNTVEEIKEKKTVKGFNSIFAVSSIKAAKKYYKEFQRQMSETENKLKVATIFSFVKNEDNEIIQDEEFETKNLDNDSKEFLENAIKDYNKMFNTNYDTSDDKFENYYKDVSMKMKNNQIDILIVVNMFLTGFDAPTLNTLWVDKRLRMHGLIQAFSRTNRILNSVKTFGNIVSFMNLEKNTNEALAVFGDKEAKSIALLRGYQDYFNGYNENGEHVLGYTEIADLLKTKFPINEVIATEEKKKEFIKLFGDFLKIINTLCAFDKFREDREKIMSDIDFQDYKGKYNDLYTEFTQNKDNNNNLEIENIQDDVVFEIELIKQVEVNIDYILLIVAKYKNGK, encoded by the coding sequence ATGCAAAACAAAGAGAAAATTGACGTCATCAAAATGTCTGAGGAAAGTACCGTTGTCGCTAAATATACTCCTATTGAAAGAACTAGAACTAAATATCAATCTGAAGCAGAACTCGAAGAAGAATTTATTAAACAGCTCACCGAACAAGGATACGAATACGTAAATATAAAAAATGAAAATGATTTAATTAAAAACCTTAGAACTCAATTAGAAAAATTAAATAATTATACTTTTTTTGATAATGAATGGAATGATTTTTTTAATTCTATTATAGCTAATGGAAATGAAAATATAATAAACAAAACTGAAAAGATACAAGAAAATTATATTCAAAATATAACTTTAGAAAATGGATATATAAAAAATATTAATTTTATAGATAAAGATAATATATATAATAATCATCTGCAGGTTATTAATCAATACACAGAAACACACTCAGAGAGAAAAGCGAGATATGATGTTACTATTTTAGTAAACGGCTTTCCTATGGTTCATATTGAGCTAAAAAGAAGGGGCGTTAATATAAGAGAGGCTTTCAACCAAATAAACCAATATGGAGAAGAAAATTTCTGGGCTGGCTCAGGTCTTTATGAATATGTGCAATTATTTGTAATATCAAACGGCACTAATACAAAATATTATTCAAACACTACAAGAAGCCTTCATGTGAGTAATACTCAGCATCAAATTAAAACATCAAATACTTTTGAGTTTACTAATTTTTGGGCAGATGCTGAAAACAAGATTATTCCAGACTTAGTTGATTTTACAAGGACTTTTTTTGCAAAGCACACTCTATTAAATATAATAACTAAATATTGTGTATTTACTTCAGATAAAAAATTATTGGTTATGCGTCCATATCAGATTGCAGCGGCAGAGAAGATTATAAACAAAATTATAATATCTGAAAATCATAAAATAAGGTCGAAAAAAGAATCAGGCGGTTATATTTGGCATACCACAGGAAGCGGAAAAACACTTACAAGTTTTAAAACAGCCACTCTTGCTAAAAGTCTTCATTTTGTAGATAAAGTGCTTTTTGTAGTTGATAGAAAAGACCTTGATTATCAAACAATGAAAGAATATGATAAATTCCAAAAAGGTGCAGCAAACAGCAATACTTCCACAAAAATATTAAAATCGCAATTAGAAGACAATGGGGCCAAAATAATTATTACTACCATTCAGAAATTATCAAGGTTCATTCAAAATAATGAAAATCATGAAGTTTATAAAAAGCATGTTGTAATGATTTTTGATGAATGTCATCGCTCTCAATTTGGCGATATGAATGAAAAGATAAAAAAGGCTTTCAAAAATTATAATATATTTGGTTTTACAGGCACACCTATTTTTAAAAAAGAAGAAGACTACGAAAAATATCCAAATCTAAAAACTACTGAAAATTCTTTCGGGGAAAAGCTTCACACCTACACCATAGTAGATGCCATTCGTGATAAAAATGTTTTGCCTTTCCGTGTTGATTATATTAATACTGTAAAAGAAGTTAAAGATTTTGAAGATAAAAAAGTGCCGGGCATAAATACTGATGATATACTTTTACATGATGATAGAATAAAACTAATAGTAAAATATATATTAGAACATTTTGAGCAAAAAACTTATAGAAATGCAAGTAATTCTTATTATAGTCATGATGTTATTATGAATGTAGAGGCAATGGCTAAATCAAAGTATAACACTGTTGAAGAAATAAAAGAAAAAAAGACAGTTAAAGGTTTTAATTCTATTTTTGCGGTATCATCTATAAAAGCTGCTAAAAAATATTATAAAGAGTTTCAAAGACAAATGAGTGAAACTGAAAACAAATTAAAAGTTGCTACAATATTTAGCTTTGTCAAAAATGAGGATAATGAAATAATTCAAGATGAAGAGTTTGAAACAAAAAATCTTGATAATGATTCAAAAGAGTTTCTTGAGAATGCTATAAAAGATTATAATAAAATGTTTAATACAAATTATGATACATCTGATGATAAATTTGAAAATTATTATAAAGATGTTTCAATGAAAATGAAGAATAATCAAATAGATATTTTAATAGTAGTGAATATGTTTTTAACAGGTTTTGATGCTCCTACATTAAATACTTTATGGGTTGATAAGAGATTAAGAATGCATGGTCTTATACAGGCTTTTTCAAGAACGAACAGAATTTTAAACTCTGTTAAGACTTTTGGAAATATAGTTTCTTTTATGAACTTAGAAAAGAATACAAATGAAGCACTTGCAGTTTTTGGTGATAAAGAAGCCAAGTCTATAGCATTACTTAGAGGTTATCAAGACTATTTTAATGGATACAATGAAAATGGCGAGCATGTTTTAGGATACACAGAAATTGCTGATTTACTAAAAACTAAATTTCCTATTAATGAAGTTATTGCTACAGAAGAAAAGAAAAAGGAATTTATTAAATTATTTGGAGATTTCCTAAAAATAATAAACACTCTTTGTGCTTTTGATAAATTTAGAGAAGACAGAGAGAAAATAATGTCAGATATAGATTTTCAAGATTATAAAGGAAAGTATAATGATTTATATACAGAGTTTACTCAAAACAAAGACAATAATAACAATCTTGAAATAGAAAATATTCAAGATGATGTTGTATTTGAAATAGAGTTAATTAAACAAGTTGAAGTAAATATTGATTATATACTTTTAATAGTTGCAAAATATAAAAATGGAAAATAA
- a CDS encoding type I restriction endonuclease subunit R, EcoR124 family, with translation MENKDKPTIIEYVRKLINAGIELRSKRELIENFINQMNTSETDIQEEFYKYVREEKEKDLSILIKEENLKEKETKEFISSCFEYGEIITSGSDIDKILPSISRFSKQGNKIEKKQIVVEKLQSFFEKYSGLV, from the coding sequence ATGGAAAATAAAGATAAACCTACTATAATAGAATATGTTAGAAAATTAATTAATGCTGGTATTGAATTAAGAAGCAAGAGAGAATTAATTGAAAACTTTATTAATCAAATGAATACTTCTGAAACAGATATACAAGAAGAGTTTTATAAATATGTAAGGGAAGAGAAAGAGAAAGACTTAAGTATATTAATTAAAGAAGAAAATTTAAAAGAAAAAGAAACAAAAGAGTTTATATCAAGCTGTTTTGAATATGGAGAGATAATAACTTCAGGAAGTGATATTGATAAAATACTTCCTTCAATATCAAGATTTAGTAAACAAGGAAATAAAATTGAAAAAAAACAAATTGTTGTAGAAAAATTACAGTCTTTCTTTGAGAAATATTCTGGTTTAGTGTAA
- a CDS encoding DUF2271 domain-containing protein, which produces MKKLFIMLFMIFALSYVNENYAQSNTKKVNITFDYTKRPGYSSNQIAAWAEDNNGNYIATIYITDFTGRREGWTYRKQSLNNWQKKANAQSIDKNIIDAVSKPTPKQGKVNIVWDCKDNQGNVVKDGTYRIVVEATIYQDNNVLYTSVINIGNQANSQKASAKYSKPEAQKIDIIKNVNVSFMP; this is translated from the coding sequence ATGAAAAAACTTTTTATTATGTTATTTATGATTTTTGCTTTATCATATGTCAATGAAAATTATGCTCAGAGTAATACTAAAAAAGTTAATATAACTTTCGATTATACAAAAAGACCGGGTTATTCCAGTAATCAAATAGCTGCTTGGGCAGAAGATAATAACGGTAATTATATAGCCACAATATATATCACAGATTTTACAGGAAGAAGAGAAGGCTGGACATATAGAAAACAATCTCTAAATAATTGGCAGAAAAAAGCTAATGCTCAAAGTATAGATAAAAATATAATTGATGCTGTATCAAAACCTACTCCTAAACAAGGAAAGGTTAATATAGTTTGGGACTGTAAAGATAATCAAGGAAACGTAGTAAAAGACGGTACTTATAGAATAGTTGTTGAAGCTACCATATATCAGGATAATAATGTGCTTTATACTTCTGTTATTAATATAGGAAATCAAGCTAATTCTCAAAAAGCATCAGCTAAATATTCAAAGCCTGAAGCTCAAAAAATAGACATAATAAAAAATGTAAATGTAAGTTTCATGCCTTAA
- a CDS encoding restriction endonuclease subunit S, whose protein sequence is MSTLKELLKKYCPDGVEYKTLEDVCIIYTGEQLNRKNMIKEGYPVINGGIQASGYTNNFNEYEETITISQGGASAGFVNFMLEKFWAGAHCYIIKPNTDKLINKYLFFVLKNIEIHIMELKNGAGIPGINKNKITKIKIPLLPIEVQKEIVRILDTFTKYQDLLNRELELRKKQYEYYRDKLLTFSNDKAQWKRLGDIAHIVMGQSPDSKSYNNKNIGLPFLQGCASFGTIYPLINTYSSDIKKIAVNGSILMSVRAPVGKLNIANTDICIGRGLCSINSNCEVSNKYVFYSLKNIIKYIADKSKGAIFDSITSDSIRNIKIPVPPLEEQERIVNILDKFDALCNDITRGLPAEIKLRKKQYEYYRDKLLTFKEKKK, encoded by the coding sequence ATGAGCACCCTAAAAGAGCTTTTAAAGAAATACTGCCCCGACGGTGTGGAGTATAAAACATTAGAAGATGTTTGTATCATCTATACAGGAGAACAATTAAATAGAAAAAATATGATAAAAGAAGGATATCCTGTAATTAATGGTGGGATACAAGCTTCAGGATATACTAATAATTTCAATGAGTATGAAGAAACAATTACAATTTCACAGGGCGGTGCTTCAGCTGGATTTGTAAATTTTATGTTAGAAAAATTTTGGGCAGGTGCTCATTGTTATATAATAAAACCAAATACTGATAAATTAATAAATAAATATTTATTTTTTGTATTAAAAAATATAGAAATACATATAATGGAATTAAAAAATGGTGCTGGTATACCCGGTATCAATAAAAATAAAATTACTAAAATAAAAATTCCGCTCCTGCCAATAGAAGTACAAAAAGAGATAGTTCGTATATTAGACACTTTTACAAAATATCAAGATTTATTAAATAGAGAATTAGAATTAAGAAAAAAGCAGTATGAGTATTATAGGGACAAGCTTTTAACTTTTAGCAATGATAAAGCTCAATGGAAAAGACTAGGAGATATTGCTCATATAGTAATGGGACAATCTCCAGATTCTAAATCATATAATAATAAAAATATAGGTCTTCCATTTTTGCAAGGATGTGCCTCATTTGGTACTATTTACCCTTTAATTAATACATATTCATCTGATATAAAAAAAATTGCTGTTAATGGTTCTATATTAATGAGTGTAAGGGCTCCTGTTGGAAAATTAAATATAGCTAATACTGATATATGTATAGGTCGTGGTCTATGCAGTATCAATTCTAATTGTGAAGTCAGTAATAAATATGTATTTTATAGTTTGAAAAACATCATTAAGTATATTGCAGATAAGTCCAAAGGTGCTATATTTGATTCAATAACTTCAGACAGCATAAGAAATATAAAAATCCCAGTACCGCCATTAGAGGAGCAGGAACGTATTGTAAACATATTAGACAAGTTTGATGCTTTGTGTAATGACATCACTAGGGGGCTGCCCGCTGAGATTAAATTGCGTAAAAAGCAATATGAATACTACAGAGATAAATTACTTACTTTTAAGGAGAAGAAGAAATAA